The genomic segment CTTCGCGCATTCGGTCGGCAAGCTTCTCGATAGCTGCCACGACTTCAGGATGCTGATCCTTGACATCGGTCGTCTCGCCCGGGTCGAGCTCCAGGTCAAACAGGGTCAAGCCGATTTCGGCTTGCTCGTAGGGCTCGGGTTTGCCGTCCGTGCCGCCCTTACGATTGCCTAGAGTTCGGTAGGGGTGCGAGAAATGCAGCTTCCACCGGCCCATGCGAACGGCCTCCAGCGCTTCGCCCCAGTAGAAGAAGTACGCCTCGTGGGGCGAACGCGCATCCGGCCGGCCTTCGATCAACGGCCAGATGTTCTTGCCGTCGATCTTGTGGTTCGGCAGTTTTGCTCCGATCAGGTGGGCGATGGTCGGCAAAATATCGATGGTCATGGCCGGGGTAATGCAGACGGTGCCGGCCGGGATCGTCCCCGGCCACCACATCACGGTGGGCTCGCGACATCCGCCGTCAAAGGTTGTGCCTTTGCCTTCCCGGAGGGGCTTGGCCGATCCGGCGTGCGTGCCGTAACTCAGCCACGGACCGTTATCCGAGGTGAAAATCACCATCGTGTTCTTCTCGATCCCGTGCCTCCGGATCGCCCCGAGAATCTCACCCACCGACCAGTCCACCTCCATGACCACGTCGCCGAACAACCCGCGCTTGCTCTTGCCGGCGAACTTCTCGGACACGTGCAGCGGCACATGGACCATCGAGTGGGGCACGTAGAGCAAGAACGGCCGGTCCTTGTTGCGATCGATGAACTTCACCGCCCGCTCGGTGTACCACGTGGTGAGCATGTTCTGATCTTCGTCGGTGATTTGCGGGTTGATGATCTTCGTGCCCTCGATCAGGGGCACATGCGGCCATCGCTTGTAGCGCTCCTCCATGGGCAGGTGCGTTATCTCGGGATGGTAGGGCCACATGTCGTTGGAATACGGCAAGCCGAAGTAGTCGTCGAAGCCGTGGTTCGTCGGCAGGAACTTGGGGTGATGGCCAAGGTGCCATTTGCCGTAGCAGGCGGTGGCATAGCCCTTCTGTTTGCAGACCTCGGCGAGCGTCATCTCATCGGCGTTGATGCCATGGTCGGCTCGGGGCCCAAGGGCTCCGAGGATGCCGACCCGCACGTTATAGCAACCGGTCATCAGAGAGGCCCGAGAAGCCGAACACACCGGCTGGGCAACATAGAAGTCGGTGAAACGTCGGCCTTCCTGTGCCATTCGGTCCAGGTTGAGCGTCGGGTAGTCCTTGGCGCCGAACGGCCCGATGTCCGCATAGCCCATGTCATCGATGAAAATGATCACGAAGTTGGGAAGCCGCGGAGTGTTTTCGGCATCAGACACCGCCGGGACGAAGGTACCGGCAACGACGGCGACGAGTATGAGCATTCTCATGGGCACTGGCCTCCGGACACGTACTGTTGCCAACGACGCAGCACAAACGTAACGATGTCCTGCCCCTTCGGGCAAATCTTCGAACAAACCTGATGCACGGAGCCGGACCCGAAGGTGAGTGGCATTCTGGCATTCTCGCCGAACGCCCTTTGTTTTCTTGCTTGCCTTGTGATGGAGCCGGCAACCGGTTACAAACGATGCATGATTTCCAAGGAGCTTGCCGAAAAGCTGGTGCGTACGTCCAGGCCGCTTCGAGGGCTGCACGGCTCTCGCATGGTGTTGCTGGGCATTGGCCTGCTGTTGGGGGCGGCCTTGGCCCGGCCCGAGTACCTTACCCAGAGCGGGATCCCCTTATGGGTTTGGCCTCACGTGGTGCTCCTTTTCATTGTGGCCGTTGTCCTTCTCAAGCTGGTACGCCGGCAACGGCAGGCCACACTCACGCTGGCGGCATTTGAGAGCCTGCAACTGCAGGAGTGGGAGCAAGCTCGGCGACATCTGGTCAAGCTCCTCGCCAGGCCTGTCAACCATGCGCCGGCACGGACAGAGGCCTTGCTGGGCCTGGGGAACCTGGCGGAAATCGGTCATGATTATGACGCGGCGCAAGAGGTGTATGAGGCCATTCTAAACGAAGCCGTCGCCAATCCCGTGCAACTGCTGATGACCCGTATGGCGCTGGCCGCGACTCTCCTGCGCACCGGCCAGACGGCCGACGCGGTGGAAATGGTCGACCGTCTCGACCGTACGAGCCTGCCGGATTCCCTCAAGGCTCACGTGGAGCTGGTCAGTCTGTTCCGAGAGGTTGTCATGGGCCAAGCTGCCGACGGCCTTGTCAAGGCCGATTACCGCCGTGCGCTCTTTCGTGAACACCTGGGCACCCGCGCGGGCTACGGGTACGGCCTGCTGGCCGCGGCTTATGACCAAGCCAACCTTCCGAGCCCGGCTCAGAAATGCTGGGCGGATGCGACTTTGCTTGTGCGAGCAGACGCTCTGGTGGACCGGTTTGGGGAGTTGGCTCCCGTGGCCGCCCGGTACGCGGCTGTGGAGCATGTGCTGTGAGTTTGACGGAGCTCGACAATCTGCTGCGGCGATTCCATCGTCGGATCAACCAGATAGCGGTCATCCGCATATTGGCGATAGTGACCGTTGCGTTGCTCGCGGTATGGTCAACGTGGGAGCCGGCTCAGTTGGACCGGCGGGTGGCCGCGTTGTTGGTGAGCGTTGTGCTGCTGGGGTGGATCGCTCTAGCACTAGTCAGCTTTCACCTGGCTCGAATGCTGCAGATGGCCCGCATCCTGCTGGGCACGGGCCAGACGGACAACGCTCGGGTGTGGCTGGGCCGGGTGATGACCGGGTGGTCATTGTCGTCACGAATTCAACTGGTTGCCTGTCAGCATCTGGCTTCATCGTTTTTGGCCAAGGACCGTCACGAAGAGGTAGTGTCGATCTGTGGCGCGCTGCTGCGGCATCGTTTGGGCCGCCTCAAGAACGTAGCGGTCAACGCTCGCCTGATGCTCGCCGACAGCCTGTTGATGCTCGATCGGGTGGGCGAGGCTTGCGAGGCCCTCGAGCCGCTGTACGACTTGCCGCTGAGCCTGGCCGACCGGATGAAGCTGCTGCCAATCCAGCTTCGTTACGAGTTGCGGGCCGGGCAGCCGGCGTTGGCGGCCGAGTCGCTGTCGGAAAACGTGCGAATCGCTGAACTGCTCGAGTCGCCGCAAGCGGCGCTGGTACATGCCATGCTGGCCAAGGCCTGTCGGCGCAAAGGGATGCATGCTCAGGCCGAATTCCTGATCCGCCGAGCCCGGCTCTACGCCGACCTTGAACCGCTGGCGCAGCGGTACAAGGAAATCGCCGATGTCACCGAGGCGGACGGCGGACCGGACGCGCATGCCCCATTTCCGTAAGGCCCAGACGCATAACAGTTTGGGGCTTCAAGTACCCGCCTTTCCGCGATTCCGAAATGCTGCTCGTTTGGGCTCTGAGTTTCCGGACCAGAATGGCTAAAACGTGCCATGGCCTGGGCCTTGATTCTGTGAAAGTTTTCACGTATCCTTGTGAAGGATTTCACTAATCAAGCTGCGGGATACTCAGGAGGCCTGTCAGCCGTATCCCGCGGTGGTTTGGGCGTCAGTTCGAGCAAATGGTCTGTAATACGCGTCAGTGTGAGCGAGTGTGTTTGGTTTCTCCGGCAAGTTCGGCACTCGTGATCGCATTAGTCTGTT from the Phycisphaerae bacterium genome contains:
- a CDS encoding sulfatase; the encoded protein is MRMLILVAVVAGTFVPAVSDAENTPRLPNFVIIFIDDMGYADIGPFGAKDYPTLNLDRMAQEGRRFTDFYVAQPVCSASRASLMTGCYNVRVGILGALGPRADHGINADEMTLAEVCKQKGYATACYGKWHLGHHPKFLPTNHGFDDYFGLPYSNDMWPYHPEITHLPMEERYKRWPHVPLIEGTKIINPQITDEDQNMLTTWYTERAVKFIDRNKDRPFLLYVPHSMVHVPLHVSEKFAGKSKRGLFGDVVMEVDWSVGEILGAIRRHGIEKNTMVIFTSDNGPWLSYGTHAGSAKPLREGKGTTFDGGCREPTVMWWPGTIPAGTVCITPAMTIDILPTIAHLIGAKLPNHKIDGKNIWPLIEGRPDARSPHEAYFFYWGEALEAVRMGRWKLHFSHPYRTLGNRKGGTDGKPEPYEQAEIGLTLFDLELDPGETTDVKDQHPEVVAAIEKLADRMREDSGDSARGITGTGRRNPGRLEKGDERFVVKDGKQLLARPQ